A genomic region of Lasioglossum baleicum chromosome 16, iyLasBale1, whole genome shotgun sequence contains the following coding sequences:
- the LOC143217313 gene encoding dynein axonemal assembly factor 19, whose translation MTDKSGRIERSQLNSAIDYASLKLELENALSADRLYRLRNDAKLRAVDQNVPTYDGFKQMVDAAHLRPLHRDDYLFRRANEVSFWNPIAAKDRPEPEINRNSIVPNQGERNERTDVEQMKNTDIVTCEQFTRAWKGIRGHAAKFRYLESSKYDKHVSNDASFQKHPTRVQSFRPFFFFSRDLFVQKIFRREIPSPLFAELIDVCSEVAAIKDNVENIVKILSVMSRCNRFSLTISFMEGKEKATCTRLFDRLVEQSKHRNPLLVDAIESLRITYGLRSRQTESSV comes from the exons ATGACCGATAAATCGGGGAGAATCGAAAGAAGCCAATTGAATTCTGCAATCGATTATGCGAGCTTGAAGCTAGAACTCGAAAACGCGCTTAGTGCGGATCGATTGTACAGGTTACGGAACGACGCGAAACTTAGGGCGGTTGATCAGAATGTGCCTACGTACGACGGCTTCAAACAAATG GTGGATGCTGCGCATCTTAGACCGTTGCACCGGGACGATTACTTATTTCGCCGAGCCAACGAAGTATCCTTTTGGAACCCTATCGCAGCCAAGGATCGCCCGGAACCGGAGATAAACAGGAATTCGATTGTCCCGAACCAAGGCGAACGAAACGAACGAACGGACGTCGAGCAAATGAAAAATACCGATATCGTTACGTGCGAACAATTTACGCGAGCTTGGAAAGGGATTCGAGGCCACGCGGCAAAGTTTCGCTATCTCGAAAGCTCCAAGTACGATAAACACGTATCGAATGACGCATCTTTCCAGAAACATCCAACTCGCGTACAATCTTTCcgtccttttttctttttttccagaGACCTCTTCGTACAGAAGATTTTCCGCAGGGAAATTCCCTCGCCGTTGTTTGCCGAGTTGATAGACGTATGCTCCGAGGTAGCTGCAATCAAGGACAACGTCGAGAACATCGTAAAGATTTTAAGCGTTATGAGTAGATGCAATCGATTTTCCTTGACGATCAGCTTCATGGAGGGAAAGGAAAAAGCTACGTGCACGCGACTATTCGATCGTTTGGTCGAGCAATCGAAACACCGAAATCCTCTTCTGGTGGACGCGATCGAATCGTTGAGGATAACGTACGGCCTACGGAGTCGACAAACCGAATCGAGTGTTTGA